A single Pan troglodytes isolate AG18354 chromosome X, NHGRI_mPanTro3-v2.0_pri, whole genome shotgun sequence DNA region contains:
- the LOC473816 gene encoding heat shock transcription factor, X-linked, translating into MEDKPSLSMARCEERNSRGQDHGLERGPFPPQLQSETSLHPADPSPAWDDPGSTGSPNLRLLTEEITFQPLAKEASFRRPHPDGDFPPQGEDNLLSLPFPQKLWRLVSSNQFSSIWWDDSGACIVINQKLFEKEILKRDVAHKVFATTSIKSFFRQLNLYGFRKRRQCTFRTFTRIFSAKRLVSILNKLEFYCHPYFQRDSPHLLVRMKRRVGVKSAPRHQEEDKPEAAGSCLAPADTEQQDHTSPNENDQVTPQHREPAGPNTQIRSGSAPPATPVMVPDSAVASDNSPVTQPAGEWSEGSQAHVTPVATVPGPAALPFLYVPGSPTQMNSYGPVVALPTASRSTLAMDTTGLPAPGMLPFCHLWVPVTLVAAGAAQPAASMVMFPHLPALHHHCPHSHRTSQYMPASDEPQVYPDYADQST; encoded by the exons ATGGAGGACAAGCCATCATTGAGTATGGCTCGCTGTGAAGAAAGAAATTCGAGAGGACAGGATCATGGCTTGGAAAGGGGGCCTTTCCCTCCCCAATTGCAGTCAGAGACCTCCCTTCACCCAGCAGATCCTTCCCCTGCCTGGGACGACCCGGGGTCCACTGGGAGCCCTAACTTGAGGCTGCTGACAGAAGAAATCACTTTCCAACCTCTGGCCAAGGAAGCTTCGTTCAGAAGGCCGCACCCTGACGGTGACTTCCCGCCCCAGGGAGAAGATaatctcctctccctcccctttccacagaAACTGTGGAGACTGGTCAGCAGCAACCAGTTTTCGTCCATCTGGTGGGATGACAGTGGGGCTTGTATAGTGATCAATCAAAAACTCTTTGAAAAGGAGATTCTCAAAAGGGACGTCGCACACAAAGTGTTTGCCACAACTTCGATAAAGAGCTTCTTCCGCCAGCTAAACTTGTATGGCTTCCGAAAACGGCGTCAATGCACTTTCAGGACCTTCACCCGCATTTTCTCCGCAAAAAGGCTGGTCTCCATCTTGAATAAG TTAGAGTTCTACTGCCATCCTTACTTTCAAAGAGACTCCCCTCACCTCCTCGTGAGGATGAAGAGAAGAGTGGGCGTCAAGTCTGCACCAAGACATCAGGAGGAGGACAAGCCAGAAGCTGCTGGATCCTGTCTGGCACCAGCAGACACTGAGCAACAAGATCACACGTCTCCGAATGAGAATGACCAGGTCACACCGCAACACCGGGAACCGGCCGGTCCCAACACCCAAATCAGGAGTGGCTCTGCTCCACCAGCAACTCCTGTGATGGTGCCCGATTCCGCCGTGGCGAGTGACAACAGTCCAGTGACCCAGCCGGCCGGCGAGTGGTCAGAGGGCAGCCAGGCTCACGTCACTCCGGTGGCCACTGTCCCTGGGCCTGCAGCACTGCCCTTCCTCTATGTCCCTGGATCTCCCACTCAGATGAATTCTTACGGGCCTGTGGTGGCCCTTCCCACAGCGTCCCGTAGTACCCTTGCCATGGACACCACAGGACTTCCTGCACCTGGCATGCTGCCCTTTTGCCATCTCTGGGTACCGGTGACCCTAGTGGCTGCTGGGGCTGCACAGCCTGCTGCCTCCATGGTCATGTTCCCCCATCTCCCAGCTCTGCACCACCATTGCCCCCACAGCCACCGCACGTCACAGTACATGCCAGCTAGCGATGAGCCCCAGGTGTACCCAGACTACGCAGACCAGAGCACATAG
- the MAGEA9 gene encoding melanoma-associated antigen 9 yields the protein MSLAQRSPHRKPDEDLEAQGEDLGLMGAQEPTGEEQETTSSSDSEEEEVSASGSSSPPQSPQGGASSSFSVYYTLWSQFDEGSSSQEEEEPSPSVDPAQLEFMFQEALKLKVAELVHFLLHKYRVKEPVTKAEMLESVIKNYKRYFPVIFGKASEFMQVIFGTDVKEVDPAGHSYILVTALGLSCDSMLGDGHSMPKAALLIIILGVILTKDNCAPEEVIWEALSVMGVYVGKEHIFYGEPRKLLTQDWVQENYLEYRQVPGSDPAHYEFLWGSKAHAETSYEKVINYLVMLNAREPICYPSLYEEVLGEEQEGV from the coding sequence ATGTCTCTCGCGCAGAGGAGTCCGCACCGCAAGCCTGATGAAGACCTTGAAGCCCAAGGAGAGGACTTGGGCCTGATGGGTGCACAGGAACCCACAGGCGAGGAGCAGGAGACTACCTCCTCCTCTGACAGCGAGGAGGAGGAGGTGTCTGCTTCTGGGTCATCAAGTCCTCCCCAGAGTCCTCAGGGAGGcgcttcctcctccttttccgtCTACTACACTTTATGGAGCCAATTCGATGAGGGCTCCAGCAGTCAAGAAGAGGAAGAGCCAAGCCCCTCGGTCGACCCAGCTCAGCTGGAGTTCATGTTCCAAGAAGCACTGAAATTGAAGGTGGCTGAGTTGGTTCATTTCCTGCTCCACAAATATCGAGTCAAGGAGCCGGTCACAAAGGCGGAAATGCTGGAGAGCGTCATCAAAAATTACAAGCGCTACTTTCCTGTGATCTTCGGCAAAGCCTCCGAATTCATGCAGGTGATCTTTGGCACTGATGTGAAGGAGGTGGACCCCGCCGGCCACTCCTACATCCTTGTCACTGCTCTTGGCCTCTCGTGCGATAGCATGCTGGGTGATGGTCATAGCATGCCCAAGGCCGCCCTCCTGATCATTATCCTGGGTGTGATCCTAACCAAAGACAACTGCGCCCCTGAAGAGGTTATCTGGGAAGCGTTGAGTGTGATGGGGGTGTATGTTGGGAAGGAGCACATTTTCTATGGGGAGCCCAGGAAGCTGCTCACCCAAGATTGGGTGCAGGAAAACTACCTGGAGTACCGGCAGGTGCCCGGCAGTGATCCTGCGCACTACGAGTTCCTGTGGGGTTCCAAGGCCCACGCTGAAACCAGCTATGAGAAGGTCATAAATTATTTGGTCATGCTCAATGCAAGAGAGCCCATTTGCTACCCATCCCTTTATGAAGAGGTTTTGGGAGAGGAGCAAGAGGGAGTCTGA